A window from Engraulis encrasicolus isolate BLACKSEA-1 chromosome 13, IST_EnEncr_1.0, whole genome shotgun sequence encodes these proteins:
- the LOC134461624 gene encoding uncharacterized protein LOC134461624 isoform X2 has translation MATRLLGIFLQPSTLSNFTPSHQAGGRKGALRSAYNWLCSPPGTHNSYPAPCLSAAAVCSPTRAPLAQGDIPRRAPLALGGISLSRFRFALRQSPPAALAGDTATGMVEATATGMEGMGTATGTGTGMEATGKHVVNKAMDTDMDTVMDLGTDTDTDMDTDMDTDMDMDMDMASTLAAAAPPVAVTPTLTGARGAARGRARANAAASAANAGTARGSTARRGTGKESTLVGAPAARPARIQTRAPPAGSSQQLPPVYSVTIHALFGFIKYIYDNQEMHLLFAFTQT, from the exons ATGGCAACTCGGCTGTTGGGTATTTTCCTACAGCCCTCAACCCTCTCAAACTTCACACCCAGTCATCAGGCTGGAGGCAGGAAGGGGGCGTTACGAAGTGCTTATAACTGGCTTTGCTCTCCACCTGGCACACACAACTCGTATCCTGCACCTT GTCTGAGTGCAGCTGCAGTATGTTCCCCAACCAGGGCCCCGCTGGCCCAGGGGGATATTCCACGCAGGGCCCCCCTGGCTCTGGGTGGAATATCGCTCAGCCGGTTCCGGTTTGCCCTCCGCCAGTCTCCACCTGCTGCTCTGGCGGGGGACACGGCCACGGGCATGGTGGA ggccacggccacggGCATGGAGGGCATGGGCACggccacgggcacgggcacgggcatggAGGCCACGGGCAAGCATGTTGTCAACAAGGCCAtggacacggacatggacacggtCATGGACCTgggcacggacacggacacggacatggacacggacatggacacggacatggacatggacatggacatggcaaG CACTCTGGCAGCAGCAGCTCCTCCAGTGGCAGTGACTCCGACTCTGACGGGGGCAAGGGGTGCGGCAAGGGGAAGGGCAAGGGCAAACGCCGCCGCAAGCGCTGCAAATGCAGGCACGGCAAGAGGAAGCACGGCAAGAAGAGGCACGGGAAAGGAAAG CACTCTGGTGGGAGCTCCTGCAGCCAGACCAGCTCGGATTCAGACTAGAGCGCCACCTGCAGGCTCATCTCAGCAACTGCCTCCAGTTTACTCTGTCACCATACATGCTTTatttggatttataaagtatataTATGATAATCAAGAAATGCACttactttttgcatttactcaAACATAG
- the LOC134461624 gene encoding uncharacterized protein LOC134461624 isoform X1, with protein MATRLLGIFLQPSTLSNFTPSHQAGGRKGALRSAYNWLCSPPGTHNSYPAPCLSAAAVCSPTRAPLAQGDIPRRAPLALGGISLSRFRFALRQSPPAALAGDTATGMVEATATGMVEATATATGMEGMGTATGTGTGMEATGKHVVNKAMDTDMDTVMDLGTDTDTDMDTDMDTDMDMDMDMASTLAAAAPPVAVTPTLTGARGAARGRARANAAASAANAGTARGSTARRGTGKESTLVGAPAARPARIQTRAPPAGSSQQLPPVYSVTIHALFGFIKYIYDNQEMHLLFAFTQT; from the exons ATGGCAACTCGGCTGTTGGGTATTTTCCTACAGCCCTCAACCCTCTCAAACTTCACACCCAGTCATCAGGCTGGAGGCAGGAAGGGGGCGTTACGAAGTGCTTATAACTGGCTTTGCTCTCCACCTGGCACACACAACTCGTATCCTGCACCTT GTCTGAGTGCAGCTGCAGTATGTTCCCCAACCAGGGCCCCGCTGGCCCAGGGGGATATTCCACGCAGGGCCCCCCTGGCTCTGGGTGGAATATCGCTCAGCCGGTTCCGGTTTGCCCTCCGCCAGTCTCCACCTGCTGCTCTGGCGGGGGACACGGCCACGGGCATGGTGGAGGCCACGGCCACGGGCATGGTGGaggccacggccacggccacggGCATGGAGGGCATGGGCACggccacgggcacgggcacgggcatggAGGCCACGGGCAAGCATGTTGTCAACAAGGCCAtggacacggacatggacacggtCATGGACCTgggcacggacacggacacggacatggacacggacatggacacggacatggacatggacatggacatggcaaG CACTCTGGCAGCAGCAGCTCCTCCAGTGGCAGTGACTCCGACTCTGACGGGGGCAAGGGGTGCGGCAAGGGGAAGGGCAAGGGCAAACGCCGCCGCAAGCGCTGCAAATGCAGGCACGGCAAGAGGAAGCACGGCAAGAAGAGGCACGGGAAAGGAAAG CACTCTGGTGGGAGCTCCTGCAGCCAGACCAGCTCGGATTCAGACTAGAGCGCCACCTGCAGGCTCATCTCAGCAACTGCCTCCAGTTTACTCTGTCACCATACATGCTTTatttggatttataaagtatataTATGATAATCAAGAAATGCACttactttttgcatttactcaAACATAG